DNA sequence from the Malus sylvestris chromosome 10, drMalSylv7.2, whole genome shotgun sequence genome:
GGAGGACCAGCTAAGGCCAAGAGTTTTTGCCATTATTTTTCTGTTTGACATATACCGTATTTGAGAGGGGGGTGTGAGGGGAATTGGCGGTACAAATAGCAAATAATAATTGGACATGGTTTCATTCATCTTTCTAGTTTTCCTTTTGGAAATTTATTGCACTTTTCATGTCAAGGTAGAATGCTTTGGGTTAATGTTGTATccattttcttttatcttttcaGATGGAAGGTGCTATAGTGGGGAGATGCACTCATCAAGGTACCATTATATCTATCCCAATTTTTTGCCACACTACATTATCTGAAGTGTACAATGAGGTTTGCTCAAGGCTTAATTTGACTCATGGTTTATTCGACCTTACATATGCTTTACCTAGATATTCTACTTGTCTATTGCAATCTAATATGGACGTGCGGATGTTGTATATGTCGGTTGTCAACGAGAAATATTATTGTGTAGATATAGTTATCAACCAAAAGTCGTGCCGTGACGATGATCATGTCAGCCGAAATACCAATGTTTCACAAACATTtataattgaaggaaatattcaCAGCGATGGGAATGAGTATTTAGGGAAATATGCAACACCAGGAGGCAAGGTATATATGTCAAACTCTTGGAAGACCTACATTAATCATGTAAATCAAGGATTTGAAGGTGGAGTGGAAGAATTCAGAGACAAAAAGAGAAGAATTGGCATAAGAAGACTTGAATATGTTGGACAAAAAGAGAAGAATCAGCATAAGAAGACTTGAATCCCAAAGAAAGCAAGAACTTGGAAAACCTCTCATTCCAAGCTCTAGGTGCTTGTTTGAGTCCATATAAAGACCTTTCCAGTTTACACACATACTCAGGATGTACAGGATCCAGAAAACCTTGTGGTTGAGCCATATAAACTTCTTCATCAAGAAAACTGTCCCGCTCCGGACCCGGAGTCGGTAATAAAAACTCGAACCCGAATCTGAAACGTGAGTTAAaagctaaataaataaaaggaaattgacACGGGTTGGAAAAATAAACTCCTCTTATTAAAATAACTCCAAAATCCTTACAGGATGTACAaaagtaataaattaaaatccttaaaaCTCTTATCCAACACAGCTTCAGCTCGTCTATCACCTGTCTTGCCAAATAacatctgtttgtaccatacttgaccaatcccgaaactaccgagcaccggccaacgctatactgtcaaggacccagaagagttcccctccgaccaggaggccaatcactactcgacacgtgtcaagattagaagccaatcagagcgcagcacgtgtcgacatcaagaaccaatcacaacatgacacatgtcaatgtgacaaagctacaagtttttctataaataggggtcattcccccacaatatggccgaatgccattttgtgttaaatcattcacaagaactcactaaattgagagcttgatcctttgtacttgtgtaagcccttcactactaataagaactcctctactccgtggacgtagccaatctgggtgaaccacgtacatcctgtgtttgcttctatGTCTCTATTCATtcacgtacttatcctcactagtgactgaagcaaccaagcaaccaagcgaaggtcacaaaacctgacactttctgttgttccaagacctccggttttgtgcatcaacatttggcgccgtctgtgggaaacgacacttattcctactctcttcagctgtgtcaagctggtttctatcattcgtacactttcttttgaccaggcatccctctccaacatgggaagcgaaggaagccacagcacacagaatgacaccccccttgcacatagtgcgaaacaacgaaagaaggaaggaaaacgagttcttcttcaagctaaagtcgatgagttggaagctcagaacaacaagataacaatgaagaatgaggtcctccaggagcaatatgagaagctcttcgagacactccacgaagctaggcaagctcagacacgcgagcttgttgcccccgtggaagtcaaccatcaactgggtgccctccaacatggagggtcacatgcattcgacatagatatccctgatagggaacagattacccctcgacttgataatcaacatgaggcttctcttaacccagttgcttcaacccgaaccatgagaagtggagggagacacctctttactgaaggggcagaaggatcgaaagccgtctttcgcgattgtcgggattttctgaagcaacgtcgagagaattccatccatataagctcaaagattaatgacccaaggatttctgagagactcggtcccctgccacggcccaagccgaccaccaatttggggaaggggcaacaagtcccagagagacatgagggtacaggggactcagaggtgttccgacagacataccctggaagccagtacagcgagtccagggaaaaatcacatgcccttgatcaaaccttcctaattccaagaggagatggagatttacgaaagaaagctccagtgacacataactccgctcaggacccccttgtcctacaacttcttgaggaagtaaacaagttgaaggctgaacgtcaggctgaaatacctgactggaaccaacccaggcctggccctcttacaaggaggatcctcaacaccccccttcaagcaaagacaaagcaaaagcttggcttgcaactttatactggaaaagaggacccgattgagcaccttaacctctttgagtccaccatggcataccggatgcacaccgacgaagagcgatgtcttctcttcccctccaccctctctggtggagctctaaattggtattgtcgtcttacacctgagacggtagactcatttgaggaattgaggaaactatttgtttcccaacacattttccaaaccgatcgcttgcactctgcagatgacttgtacactatccgccagaagccagacgagtcattacgtatgtatgctggccgcttcagccatgaatactcccggtgtgccgaagcagatgacaagactgccctcaaagccttcacggcaggcctacgtgattgtttctttaaatacatgatcaatgccaatacttggaagacttactctgaggtgatggcgcaggcttataaccatgcctccgccgaggcaaagacatatcaggagaaaccccctacaaccatcctttatcaacaagtgggaggtggaagccagactcacctaaatgagaagacctcgacttcccaaacagcagtggcacctccccatgccttgcataatgcttcaccgaatcaacagacatatcaatttcaaggcaagaggaaggatttccatcctcaccactctcctttcagtaaaaagagtaagggacactatcccgataaccaagggtatcgccacaataacgctcgcccccaggcagtcaatgcagtgggtcaaacccgcgtcaagataccccctaccccaaggtatgagacatacacgcccttgaatgccacatgcgcggccatttaccccagcatagctcacctgataccaaaaccaaagccgaggcacccagattacacgcccccgaataacgcgggcacgttttgttgctaccatgagcataacggccatgatagcgagaaatgtatcatcctccgtgatcgtattgaagctttggcacgagaaggaaaaattgatcaattccttcttcaccctcaaagggataaccgtaaccaacgccaggtgaatgtcatatattccataagcggcggcacacccatatctgaatcttccaatagggccatgaaaaacagtgaacgaagtctgaggcctggtcaccaagtgtttcacgtggaagacatcaggggagggaagtatcaaaaacctaactgggatccgatatgtttctaccctgaggaagaaagaggcatcatctaccctcataacgacccattgatcgtggaggctcacatagccaactttgatgttcgacgaatcctagtagacacaggggcttcggtcaatatcatgtttgccgaagctttcagggcactcagtgtagctgaacacttgctcgatcgctcgatttctcctctgataagcttctccggtgatatcgtgcaacccttagggagcatacatttaccctttactattggtacaggcccttacacggctaccattaccactaacttcctagtggttgactgcccaacggcatacaatgtcatctttgggcgcacaggcatcaatgatctcaaggctatggtatccacgcatatgctgttgatgaaatttccaaccccccatggcaacggctacatcagaggagatcagcttagtgcacgatcatgttacaacacttcagttaagcaacaacacttgcccggacccaaggaaaccctgtctgtacatgaccaagtcacaaagaccagcttagatgaagcgaacttggatcttcctgatagcaacaatcaacccgatgatcctcgagatgactctttcacccagcaagcccaacctgctgaagagttggagaaggtacctatctcaagagattatccagatcgcatggtgaagattggcaccacattgtcaccaccccttcggttagcattgatatcttttttgaaagagaacactgaagtcttcgcctggtcatacgaggacatgccaggcatctctcccgatgtcatctgtcatcgtttgagtattgaccccaagatcaagccggtgagacagaagcgaagatcttatgacgctgaacgatacgaggcaatgaaagcagaagttgaaaaacttaaaggcataggctttgtccgcgaagtcaattacccgacatgggtagcaaatgtggtccttgttaagaaaaatccgaccaaagaaagtcttttgcttcaaaaggtcttgtggagaatgtgtgttgactacaccgacctaaacaaagggtgtccgaaagatagcttccctcttcctcttattgacagacttatagactctacggccgggtgtgaactcctgagcttcatggatgcttactcaggatacaaccaaatcctcatgaacccttcggatcaagaacacacagccttcactaccgacagaggactatactgctataaagtcatgcctttcggcctaaagaatgcaggagcgacttatcagagactagtcaactcaatgttcgccgagcagattgggaagagcatggaagtttacgttgatgatatgttagtcaagagcaaacatgctgaccaacacatcaccaacctatctgaaactttcactattttgaagaggtatcgaatgaggttaaaccccaacaaatgtgccttcggcgtaggctctggcaaattcttaggtttcatgattagccaacgaggcattgaagctaatcccgagaagatcaaagcaatcctcgacatgaaggaaccggtaacttcaaaggacatccagagccttactggcaaggtggcagccttaaccaggttcatttctaaggccacagacaaatgtgctcccttttttaaagcacttaagggaagtaggaagtacattacatggactgatgaatgtgccgaggcattcaaaaacctcaaggagtacatgagtaaagcccctctactctccaagcccgaggtaggagacattctcgttatctacctatcggtatcagcttcagccgtaagttccgttctcattcgaaaggatgggaatattgagcgacctgtctactacgctagcaaagccctacaagatgcggagacacgatactccaacattgagaaattagctctagcattggtcatgtctgctcggaaacttcgcccttatttccaagcacacgccatcatcgtgcttaccaatcaccctcttcgacagatactccagagtcctgacacgtctgggcgaatgatcaaatgggcgatagcattgggtgagtttgacatctcctaccaaccaaaaccagccgaaaaaggtcaagcagtagcagatttcattgccgacttcacatatccggttgacattgcttctacacctgaagcagtggcttcattacccccggaagctcagaaggtagaatcaacgacctcagcatggagtctgtatgttgatggctcatccaaccaacagggctgtggagcgggactagtcttgactacgcccgacaaagtagcaatagagtatgctcttcgtttcaaattcaaggcatcaaacaatgaggccgagtatgaagcccttctagcaggattacgtttggccaaacacctcggggttaaacaaattgatattttcagtgactcccaattagtggtcaaccaggttaccaacaactttgatgctaaggacagctccatggcagcatatcttgcgcaaacacaacttttgctcaagcacttccactaccagatcacccaagttcctcgagcggcaaacagtcatgcagacgccctggctcgcctcgcctcagctgtggaagacaagattggaagaaaaattcatgtcgaactgttggcaacaccaagcaccatggccgcagaagtatgcaacttacaacagggggatagttggatcaccccgatctataatttccttgctcatggcaccctcccaaatgataaagtccaggctaagcaaattcgatacaagtctacccgctacctgatcatcaatgatcaactctataagcgaggttttagcctgccatacttaaggtgtcttacgcctgccgaggcggaaatcgtccttcgggaaatacatgagggagtctgtggagatcatgctggatctcggtccctagcacacaagacttttcgccaaggatattactggccaacactccaccaggatgccatcaaagtatcccgctcatgtgacaaatgtcaacgatatgcaactattcctcattcccctccagagcctcttactcctatgatcagcccttggcccttcgcccagtggggacttgatttgatcggcccaatgccggcagggaagggcaaagtctgttacgcagtcgttgcagtggactacttcacaaagtgggctgaagtagaacccttggcaaccattactgaggcaaagatagaagacttcgtgtggaagaacatcctttgtagattcggcattcccaatgcgatagtcactgacaatgggcgacagtttgacaacaagaagttcaggttgttctgctctaagttcaacatcagcttatgctttgcctctccagctcatccccagtctaatggacaagttgaggccatcaacaaaataatcaagcgcactttgaaaaccagcttggacaaagctaaaggctgttggccagaatttgtaccccaagttctttggtcatatcgcacttcatatcggacttcaacaggagaaactccattctcacttgcctttggcacagaggcggttgtccctgttgagctcgagcaagcaacattccgagtccagaactacattcaaagtgaaaatgacaaacaactcaccctcaacttggatttagtcgaggaacacagaaaccaagctcacttgaggaatgtcgcctacaagcagcgcatctccaactattatgactctagggtcaagcttcgttctttcaaaataggagactgggtcttaaagaaaagattactctgcgacagagtcccgagtgaaggcacacttagtccaaactgggatggaccgtatgaagtcattggcatcagtcgccctggctcttacacacttagaagctccgatggcaagacccttggccatccatggaacgctgatcacttgaagtactactacaaatagactcacgatgtacaagtgttgagctatagccgttcggcatcctatgtaatgaaggccatttggcaatgaattcaataaagaggtaatttagccaactcagccctcactcttttacattcctagcaagggaacactcaagtgttgaaacctcaaagcagatatatccaacacgaagcaaaatctaagtatgtgtcgacaagactatacaaagaaaggaacaaccaaacaatggcttatatccaaacaatagatctattcatacatagccaaacatgcattaataatagtgcaaacactcataaacacctaaaatccaaaactctcaagcttataacatgggcacatgttatacacacatcagactactacattcagaatacatgcagatagtaaagacactgctattcattctcatctgaagccgagcccctggcagtatcactccgtgtcctaccatcatcctctgcatccccaagatcctcttcaccatgctgagtctgtgcatcagcactaccttcattatcagactcatcttcgctgctaggatcaacagcaaggacaaatgtctcgccctttcgatgatgctcatctatatcttcgtggtatttgctcccatcatcataacgatcaaggacggccatccatttccttttttcaaagcgagcttcttgagcacagtagggtttaatagcaagatgaaaggtcgaagaacttaagtattcttgcacagcagcctccctttcagttggaatgctcttctccagttcagaaatctcaactaaggcaccatccaattttcccctaaccttggatacttccaaggtagccacctccaactgttttttagttgcctcaaacaatttcttaagccttaggttctcaccatttcgccttttcaagctctccatggtttcgtccttcagttggagggcctgagtcaaaagtcccttattcctccgggcctcgtccacaagctgcttattctccttcagttttgccttgtaccgctcaacctcttgcagtctgtcgtgatactcggccatgacctgcatggcaagacgatcatcactacctaaataatgataataaagaggaaaaagtaaggaaatgacaaagtaacactcacatatgaagacagcttcaacatccggtcgcaatccgattcatccttagctaagggctctccgagctcatcgaaggcgaatcgacgccctgccaagcaattgttgatatccccaaaatcctttggccgcgtggcaaccctcaagtccttccacgggacactgccagctctttccttgcctttccccTCATGGCGGGAACCAGGATCACTTTCCTGGACAGTGTGCTCCATAGTAAGAGGATGAGGCAATAGTCGGCTCCCTTCTCCTGCAACTACGGCAGCAGCATTATCAACGGCCTTGACTCCAGTCTTCCTAAAGGCAGGCCCCTTAAGGACCACATCTTGGGACTTAGGTCTAACGGATGGTTCCCCTcggaacttatgaattttcttatgcggtaggatgtcttccgaaggaactaacactggtgctttccttttatgggtgctagtccctgttttcttgcttaccttctccactgcataaggaaaatcaaaataagaaatacaactttccaaataaagtaaggaattgagctaagtttacatgaaggatacaacttactcgatcgtccctggctctcggaaactaagggttggaaaccgtaccgacgaaataagggtcgtagcttgcttaagtgtctatcctctttgggcaccctcaacaccttctctatgtcagatagctcctgcccaaacagttggatggtgccccgcgtcactacatgaagcaaagtgttagaagcaagaaaagaccacaacaaatagcaaatagtacgaacggtggatacgttacaacctacagtctggaagtgagtaagcacacgtcgctcaggcgtgacacccttatcatactcccaatcattatacagaaagcaccaacggtttttccatgtgtagtatgcctttttcttaccatacacaatacgctctctctcactccgacatgcacactcggcataaccagtgcatgattttgctgggcgcatcttgtaacagtaacgccactgatggaaggaaggctcacacaacccacactccatccaaatgatataaaatccaatcaaagtatcccaaaaaccaggattgagttgcccaggtgcatatccgatcaaagataacatcttttgcaaccacggatgtaaaggtagtctcacccctaaagtcagtaatatctgggtgtagaacataacatgaccctggggaggctcagaaggccattcttcatcatgtaccaaacgtatccctacactacgagggatattacatgactgccttagcgcctcaacctgcttctcattatctaacaagttattctttagatggtctgctgtgaactcagagcgaactatgggtatggcatcaaaaacaaccccctcacccaacgccatggaggaagaactagcaatagctaaagtttgacggttgggaagatcatccaatgtttctctagtaccggactctaacaaagaccctgaagactccgacattgcagactcagacttagagctaaagctagaagagccctcatcactagaacttccaggctctgacatctacaataagaagaaacaaattctatcactacatgcatgatcaaaacataaggaagttcctatattacccacatgaagatggtgcaaagcgataccggaacccttctcaatcagaaagcaatccgtcttccacagtcactacaaaacaagcaaatgaagaccgtgtcaagcgccaaaaaacaaaaaaaaaaacaaaaaaaaaaaaaaaaaaaaaaaaaaaaaaaaaaaaaaagggcttcatccaaaaagcttcacccgaaaagcttcacctccaaagcttcacccacaaagcttcacctaaaaagcttcacccacaaagcttcacccaaaaaaaagcttcacccgaaaagcttcacctccaaagcttcacccacaaagcttcacccacaaagcttcacaaaaaaaaaagcttcacccgaaaagcttcacctccaaagcttcacccacaaagcttcccctaacaagcttcacccacaaagcttcacccaaaaaaaaagcttcacccgaaaagcttcacctccaaagcttcacccacaaagcttcccctaaaaagcttcacccacaaagcttcacccaaaaaagcttcacccgaaaagcttcacctccaaagcttcacaagggcccaaagcttcacttaaaaaagcttcacctacaaagcttcacctaaaaaagcttcacctagaaagcttcatctacatactttcaccatcaaagcttcaccatcaaagcttcacctagcaagcttcatctacaaagcttcatctacatactttcaccatcaaagcttcaccatcaaagcttcacctagcaagcttcatctacaaagcttcatctacaaagcttcaccatcaaagcttcacctagaaagcttcaacaccaaagcttcacctacaaagcttcaacacaaaaccttgctccaaataaacaaattttgttcacaaaacctaaacattttttgttttacacccacaagggcccaaaatcttccttcttatttattcacttatatatgttcccaaacatattatgatagatcaaataataattcaaagtccaaaatttagttatggacaaaaatacaagcaattcaccagtactgaagttgctacaaaaactggaatcttccccagcctagaaatccaacaaagcttcgcctccttttctctatcaaatttttgcagctgctgcttctctccaatggagctgaattttggacaccctctagttcttgagcagatgaacaactttcaagaaggaaccatttctgtttgagccacggaaattaaagtgttgaagctccaagcatgacagtcggattcttgcagatttcgaagctgctgtgatgtttcgaagatctggaaatatttaaccattagttcattctgaatttttgatatgttatgaaagagacgatgaggaacaactttaatgaagaaagcatgctgatctgaacaatagaaactggagtttcgaagctcacaacaaatctgacgggttgacagaaaaataataaccagtcattcatcatacctgaatttcttgagttatacagctccgagggatctcaattttggatatgttgtatttcacaagttaaggaacaacttcgctGAAGAAAGTTTGTTGATctaagcaagagaaaatggagtttttgaagctcacaacagGTCTGAcgtgttgacagacaaatgatgaaCAATCACTCGTCGTACCTGAATTTCTAGAGTTGTACTGATCTGATggctctcaaatttggatatgttgtagttaaggaattaaagaacaactttcatgaagccaactttgtgattcgagctacagatgatggtcttatattgaaaaccaattccgggtgttaggggaaatgaaaaacaattccaccaaagaaacatcattatgatgtttcatcattatggtgttttcatcattatgatgctttcatcattgtgatg
Encoded proteins:
- the LOC126584176 gene encoding uncharacterized protein LOC126584176, yielding MECGLCEPSFHQWRYCYKMRPAKSCTGYAECACRSERERIVYGKKKAYYTWKNRWCFLYNDWEYDKGVTPERRVLTHFQTVVTRGTIQLFGQELSDIEKVLRVPKEDRHLSKLRPLFRRYGFQPLVSESQGRSMEKVSKKTGTSTHKRKAPVLVPSEDILPHKKIHKFRGEPSVRPKSQDVVLKGPAFRKTGVKAVDNAAAVVAGEGRK